Genomic segment of Corynebacterium appendicis CIP 107643:
GAACGTGCCCAGCTGCGGCCCCTGGAGCACCATGTCGGCATCGACGTCGTTTTCCAGCACGTCGTCGACGGAACGCTCCATCGTGGAACCCAACATGCCGATCGCCGTCACCAGCGCGATGCCGAGCATGAGCGCGAACGCCGTCGCTGAGGCGCGGCGCGGATTGCGCTTCGAATTCGTCGCCGCAAGCGAGCCCACCGAGCCGAACGGCGCGCCAATGACCCGCCCCAGGACCGGAACGACCGGCAACGACAATGCGGGGCCTGCGAGGAAGAGACCGACGATGACGAACACCGCTGCGGCACCGATGAGCAGCGCGCGGCGGCTCGTCGAACCGTCGTCCCACATCACGCCCCAGGCGAGGAACCCGGCGCCCGCGGCGAGCAGCAGTCCGCCCACGACGGTGCGCGCGAGAAGCGGCTGCGGGGTCGCAGACTCGCTGGACCTCATCGCCTCCACCGGCTGGACGCGGCCTGCGCGGCGCGCAGGCGCCCACGCCGAGAGCACCGTCGCTACACCGCCCACGACGATGGGCACCACGACCGCGCTGACCGACAGCCCCGCCCCTGCGCCGGGCAGACCCATGCCCTGGGCGTCCATCACCGCGCGGATCACCGCCACCATGCCGGCGCCGGCGGCCACGCCCAGAACAGAGCCGAGCAGGCCCACCAGGAGCGCTTCCACCACGACTGAGCGGGTGATCTGCCCTTTCGAGGCGCCGAGGGCGCGAAGCAGCGCGAATTCCTTCGTCCTCTGCGCGACGATCATCGAGAAGGTGTTGGCGATCAAGAAGGTGCCGACCAGAAGACCCACGAGACCGAAAGCAGTCAGGAAGTAGCTGATGAAGCTCAAGCCCTCGCGGATTTGCTTGGACATGTCGTCGGCAAGCACGAAGCCCTCTTTGACCGTGACGTCGCTGTGCGCTTTCGCGATGTGGTCTTTCAGTTGCGTGGGCTCTGTGCCGTCCGCGGCTGTGAGTGCAAGGCCGGGGACGTAACGGCCGTTGGTGTAATACTCGAGGAAGGCGCTCTCGGGCACCTTCAGCATGAGCGATGCGCCCTGGTCGAGGTCGTCCGTGTACAAGCCCGTCACCCTCATAGTGTGGCGACCCTCCGGGTCCGCGACGATGACCTCATCGCCCACCGCGAGGCCGTATTTCTCCGCTCCCGCGGCGTTCAGCAACGTCTCCCCCGGCTTCGTCGGGCCAGCGCCCTCCGTGATCTGAAAAGGCGCGCCCACGACCGCGTCGTCCGGGTAGTACAGCCCCACGCGCGACTCGCCGGCGCCGGTCTGGATCGCATTCGCGTCGGCGTCCGCGACGACCACGGCTTCCGATCCGTCCACCGCGACCCGGGCGACCTTCGGGTCCGCCGCGAGCTCGTCGCGCAGCTCCGCGGGGACGATCGACTTTCCTTCCGCTGGCTGGACGACCACGTCGATATCGTCGTACCTGCTCGCCACCGCCTGATCGAAGGAACGCTCGAGCATATTCGTGAACATCAGCGAGCCCGAAATGAACGCCGTGCCCAGCACGACAGCGAGCACCGTGAGAGCGAGCCGCAGCTTATGGGCGCCGATATTCCTCACCGACACCTTCGTCATTGCGCCCGCCATCAGCCCTCGATTCCGCTCATCGTGGACAGGATCTCCTCCATCGTGGGTGCGTGGAGCTCGTCAACAATATTGCCGTCAGCGAGGAATACCACGCGGTCCGCGTACGACGCCGCCCGCGCATCGTGTGTGACAATGACGACGGTCTGCTCGTCGCCGTCGACCGCGGAGCGCAGGATCTCCAGCACCTCACGCGACGAGTTCGAGTCGAGGTTGCCTGTCGGCTCGTCGCCGAAGATGATCTCCGGCCGGCTCACGAGCGCACGCGCGCACGCCACGCGTTGCTGCTGCCCACCGGACAGTTCGCTCGGACGGTGGCTCAGACGCTTCGCCAACCCGAGGCGCTGCGTGATCTCCTCGTACCACGCACGGTCGACCTTGCGGCCCGCAATATCCGCCGGCAGAGTGATATTCTCCGCCGCCGTCAGCGTGGGAACCAGATTGAAAGACTGGAAAATGAAGCCCAAACGGTCGCGCCGCAGCGCAGTCAGTTCCTTCTCATTCAGCGTCGCCAGATCCGTCCCGCCGATCTCCACGGAGCCGGAATCGAAAGAATCCAGCCCAGCCATCGTATGCATAAGCGTCGACTTGCCGGAACCGCTCGGCCCCATGATCGCTGTGAACTCATGCGCCGGGAACTCGTAGCTCACCCCATCCAGCGCAGTGACCTGCGTGTCGCCGTGGCCGTACGTCTTCACCAAGCTCACCGCTCTCGCGGCATAAGCATTCCGCTTATCGACGGCACCGTACCCCACCGAATGCTTCCCCATCAGTATTCTCTCCTTTAACCACGCAGATCTTGCGTCGACCTGACCAAGTGTACGGAATGAATATAGGCATAGAAAAAGGACGGCCCTGAAGGATCGTCATTGTCCTTCAGGGCCGTCCTGCATTCATGAAGTTTTTGGTCGGCGGTAACTTACTCTCCCACACCCTCCCGAGTGCAGTACCATCAGCGCGGGTGGGCTTAGCTTCCGGGTTCGGAATGGGTCCGGGCGTTTCCCCACCGCTATCAACCACCGACACACCTATAAGGGTCTGTCATGGTCGCAACACGTGGTGTGGTGTTGCGGGTTATGCAGTTATGTATCTGTGTGGCCACACCATGGGTTGGTGTGGTGTGTCAGATACTGCATAGTGGACGCGGCAGAAGTTGTTGTTGTCTGCGTTTTTGGTGTTTCGCCCGCGTGCGGGTTTATGAAACATGGTTTGTTGGTTGGTGTATTAGTACCAGTCACCTTCGCACATCACGGTGCGTCCAGATCTGGCCTATCAACCCAGTAGTCTTCTGGGAACCTATGAAACCTCATCTTGAAACAGGCTTCCCGCTTAGATGCTTTCAGCGGTTATCCCTTCCGTACGTAGCCAACCAGCGGTGCTCCTGGCGGAACAACTGGCACACCAGAGGTACGTCCGTCCCGGTCCTCTCGTACTGGGGACAGCCTTTCTCAAGTTTCTGCGCGCGCGGCGGATAGAGACCGAACTGTCTCACGACGTTCTGAACCCAGCTCGCGTGCCGCTTTAATGGGCGAACAGCCCAACCCTTGGGACCTACTCCAGCCCCAGGATGCGACGAGCCGACATCGAGGTGCCAAACCATCCCGTCGATATGGACTCTTGGGGAAGATCAGCCTGTTATCCCCGGGGTACCTTTTATCCGTTGAGCGACACCACATCCACAAGTAGGTGCCGGATCACTAGTCCCGACTTTCGTCCCTGCTCGACGTGTAAGTCTCGCAGTCAAGCTCCCTTGTGCACTTACACTCTAAACACCTGATTGCCAACCAGGCTGAGGGAACCTTTGGGCGCCTCCGTTACTCTTTGGGAGGCAACCGCCCCAGTTAAACTACCCACCAGGCACTGTCCCCAACCCAGATCATGGGCCAAGGTTGAGACATCCACTACGGTCAGAGTGGTATTTCACGTGACGACTCCACACCCACTAGCGTGAGCGCTTCATAGTCTCCCACCTATGCTACACAAACCGTAGTAAACACCAATACCAAGCTATAGTGAAGGTCCCGGGGTCTTTTCGTCCTGCCGCGCGAAACGAGCATCTTTACTCGTAGTGCAATTTCACCGGGCCTGTGGTTGAGACAGCAGGGAAGTCGTTACGCCATTCGTGCAGGTCGGAACTTACCCGACAAGGAATTTCGCTACCTTAGGATGGTTATAGTTACCACCGCCGTTTACTGGGGCTTAAATTCTCCGCTTCGACCACACAGGTCTAACAGGTCCTCTTAACCTTCCAGCACCGGGCAGGCGTCAGTCCGTATACATCAACTTAACCGTCTTCGCACGGACCTGTGTTTTTGATAAACAGTCGCTTCCCTCTCTTTTCTGCGACCCCAACCAGCTCACCAACGCATGTTTGGATCACCGGTTGTGGCCCCCCTTCTCCCGAAGTTACGGGGGCAATTTGCCGAGTTCCTTAACCACAGTTCACCCGACCGCCTGAGTATGTTCTACTTGACTACCTGTGTCGGTTTCGGGTACGGGCCGTACACACACATCGCTAGAGGCTTTTCTCGACAGCACAGGATCACTACCATCACCCCGTTGGGGTTACGCATCACGCCTCACACATATGGCACCCGCATTTCACTAGGTGCCGTGCCGCACGCTTGCACCACAATCCACTAAGTGGCGTAGCTACCACACTGTGTCACCCCATCACTTGACTACTACAGATCAGGCCCCACGCATCACACCCACCTGATGATCAAAGATCATCGTGGCAGGTGGTCAGGGTGGTTAGTATCACCGGTTCATCATTGGGCGCATGTATACGGGTACGGGAATATCAACCCGTTGACCATCGACTACGCCTGTC
This window contains:
- a CDS encoding ABC transporter permease → MTKVSVRNIGAHKLRLALTVLAVVLGTAFISGSLMFTNMLERSFDQAVASRYDDIDVVVQPAEGKSIVPAELRDELAADPKVARVAVDGSEAVVVADADANAIQTGAGESRVGLYYPDDAVVGAPFQITEGAGPTKPGETLLNAAGAEKYGLAVGDEVIVADPEGRHTMRVTGLYTDDLDQGASLMLKVPESAFLEYYTNGRYVPGLALTAADGTEPTQLKDHIAKAHSDVTVKEGFVLADDMSKQIREGLSFISYFLTAFGLVGLLVGTFLIANTFSMIVAQRTKEFALLRALGASKGQITRSVVVEALLVGLLGSVLGVAAGAGMVAVIRAVMDAQGMGLPGAGAGLSVSAVVVPIVVGGVATVLSAWAPARRAGRVQPVEAMRSSESATPQPLLARTVVGGLLLAAGAGFLAWGVMWDDGSTSRRALLIGAAAVFVIVGLFLAGPALSLPVVPVLGRVIGAPFGSVGSLAATNSKRNPRRASATAFALMLGIALVTAIGMLGSTMERSVDDVLENDVDADMVLQGPQLGTFPIPNDLPERVKDVDGAGEVVSYTQARVTVNGEFSNQFGPVGATDVIAGDPGKLVTLTMTEGSSSLSDGGVLLPASLAQEKGVAVGDTVTIAAPEWESAPEAEATVTGLFEDSQIFASWVLSQKTVEQLMPPESFKVLMVGVNNDGSVSEDELRANLEAAIHDDIVVQVRSPEELGGEAQQMINQMLYILYALLSLAVVIAILGIINTLTLSVIERRQEIGMLRAVGTQRGQVRTMIILESVQIAVFGALLGVATGLLLGWAFLTVLADQGLENIAYPWTMIAGMLAGSVLVGIIAALWPAQRAAKTPPLDAIAE
- a CDS encoding ABC transporter ATP-binding protein, with protein sequence MGKHSVGYGAVDKRNAYAARAVSLVKTYGHGDTQVTALDGVSYEFPAHEFTAIMGPSGSGKSTLMHTMAGLDSFDSGSVEIGGTDLATLNEKELTALRRDRLGFIFQSFNLVPTLTAAENITLPADIAGRKVDRAWYEEITQRLGLAKRLSHRPSELSGGQQQRVACARALVSRPEIIFGDEPTGNLDSNSSREVLEILRSAVDGDEQTVVIVTHDARAASYADRVVFLADGNIVDELHAPTMEEILSTMSGIEG